Within the Salvia hispanica cultivar TCC Black 2014 chromosome 4, UniMelb_Shisp_WGS_1.0, whole genome shotgun sequence genome, the region ATGTGGTTAAGATATTTTTGTTACAATTACAAGTATTTCGAAAAAAAATTGGCTTCCAAACCtcaagacattttttttttatattttgccTAAAGGATGAactataatactactatataattaagGGGTAATACaagtaattttattcaatatggatttttataatatgtagtttacttttttttaatggttaaatgaatttgtttaataGTTGTGAAGATTTTTTATACaaaacttttaaaagttaattaactATAGGGGAGAAGCTTAGACTAAGTCAAATTAACGTTGCATTGATATATACACGggagagtgatcaattgctaactcatcatttaattgttaactacaactaatttaaggttataggattttagaaaacgtgtggtccaaattagggttttggatgaaaatgtcaatatactgtttcgaaaatatcaacacaatgctttgagaatgtcaacacaatgcttatattataattttacatatattatattgacagattttatatagtatgttgacatttctgctgtacgaagaaattaaagaaatttttttcaaattttgacgtcggaacatatgcatgtaggatatcgttggaatccttatgaaattatctttaatttgatatatgttatatgaatttaaagttttgagatttcttttaaaagttagttataactaactaaacatgtagttaattgacattaatactcttatagatattttttggaattaatcctatggccttattgacgtttttcatTGATCATATTAACATTTAGAGATTGATGATCTAAGCCTTTAacttgaatatctaatggctattatttatttatagttagcaattaaattatgagttagcaatataacacttcCCCATATGcataatttcaaaatccagtggatttacttaattattatatatggaaAGCAAAAAATCTTAGCATTATGTACATTTACCTTATtgtcatttataaatttgaaaataaatagagaaaatagcATTAAtggtaaatttttttgtatttaatatcATTGACGCACACCACAAACTTATACATTACCCTTCACATCCTCTATAAAAGATCATAGATTTTCTTCAGTACTGATCAACAAATAAAACGTCTCAtacattctctctcttgatACTCATTGGATTTTTGGTTATTTGGATGACCCTGTCTCTCGCTCGTGATTTAGATGAAGATGCattgaattataataaaaatgaaaataatgaagatGATGAGTTGTTATAGAATATAGAATCCCTCaaacaccaccaccaccaacatGGATCACCAAGAAACCATCGCCACCACGCTCCTCCTCCCCAACACCACCACCACGTTCCTCCTCCCCAACACCACCACGCTCCTCCTCCCCAACACCACCACCACGCTCCTCCTCCCCAACACCACCATGCTCCTCCTCCCCAGCATCGCCGCCATGCTTCTTCACCCCAACACCACCATCATGCTCCCCCGCCCCAGCATTGCCGCCATGCTCCTCCACCGGAATACTTTTGAAATGTATCCGTTGTTGCAGAAAACAAGTTAGTACTTTGCTTattgtgttaattaatttcttatgtGTGAGATATAACAGTATATATAACACCTTAAGTACTACTACATGCTCTATTAATACTCCATAGAATGTATTATTGATCCACAAACCTAAATACTAGTAAATCATTTTACATTCACCATAGAATGTTATaaacttttttcaattttctcgTCTAAACAAGACATCCAAGAGTTCCAAGATCAATTAAACAAGAAGGATAAAGGAAATCAAGGAAGCACACAAATAGATTTATCCAATTGGATTTTTCTAGTTTGTCTTATGTTTGCTATGTATTTttcattactttattttaggcTACTTGTCATAAACTAAATTTCAACATCAGTcgtaaaacatgattaaattatttttgaaccgtggccACCACTCCAAGCTATAGCCGacataaaatgacaaaaatcaataaaacactttgatttatttatatcctTCGTACACAGAGATagatcaaaatcataaaaaatatgggTGAAAACAGAgatgaaaaaatcaaaatcaatcttAGGCCCTTAGAAATATCAGACATGGATGATTTCATGGCGTGGGCAAGTGATGAAAGAGTTGCCCGTTTCTGCACTTGGGAACCCTACACTTCACGAGATGAAGCACTCCACTTCCTCACCAACATCGCCATCCCCCACCCATGGCTCCGAGCCATCTGCGTCGGAGATCGAGTCGTGGGCTCGATCTCCGTCACGCCCGGCTCTGGCACCAGGAGCTGCACGGCGGAGCTCGGCTACGTGTTGGCGCACGAGCACTGGGGGAGAGGGATTGCCACGGAGGCGGTGAAGGTTGTGAGCTCCACCATTTTCCGAGAGTGGCCGCTGCTGCAGAGGCTCGAGGCTTTTGTGAACGCCGAGAATGGAAGGTCCCAGAAGGATCTAGACAAGGCTGGATTTGTGAGGGAAGGCTTGCTGAGAAAGTATGAAGTTATCAAATGGAAACCTAGAGATATGATTGTTTACAGCCTTCTTTCTGGTCATGTTTCCTAGCCACTTTTACTctgctttaattttttgtaatattattgaGTTGggttttcaatatatatgtattatacactacaaaaaaaacttACTTAAAAAAAGAACACAAAAATTGAGACTCAATTACTTGCATTGCGttgaaaaattgtaaaaattaataacaatttaagacataaaagaaaacattCTTAAATTAGGaacaaataaacatttttttacttttttaggATGCTTCTATTTGCAtcttctaattttagttggaacACCAACAATAAGGATGTTTTTTGAAGCATTAGTGGAACATTTTGAAACACGAATTAGCATCCTTAACTGCATTAAAAAACACTATtagcatattttttttgttgtagtgaTATATGGTGTCATTCGGTTGTCATGACTcataatcatatgattatccatctaaaattaagttgtgatattattttaattggacgGAGTGATTATGATTCATTGTCACAAAATTATCCAATTAGAGATTCAATCTGTTTAGCCAAATATAACATATTCAATGACGTGATATAGTACAATTAATCTTTCAAATCGTTTTAGGGAAAGTTGACTATTGTAATATGCAAGCATCTTGATATATCAAGTGCAATTTAGGATATTCacatttaaaattgacaaGATAAGGGCACATCTAAAGAATACTGTTTCAAGTTAAAGACATCATTCGACTTTTGACCTAAATCTATGCTCCAAAACTTGTgcaaaatactcctattatcCGAGACATTAAAATTGGTTCTAACTTGCAACAagatagtaataataaaatggaatataCCTTCAATTATATACTACACCTGAATTTAAGAAATGCATTGACAAACTGGTTAAGATTATAGTTACATCTTGGAAGCCATGTGatatgaatgaaaaataaacaaagtaCTACAAAAGACATTAAAAAGATTAATATGTACCTGATCTATATGAATCCCATAACCAAATCCAAACTCTTCATCACAAAAATGGGACACCAACAACCACTGGCGGATCTACGTTAGAACAAGAGGGTACGAGTGTAACCCCAAAACAAAGTAGTGTCAGTGGTCTAGTGGTTGGTGGTAGCCTTGCACATCTGCGTGGCACGGGTTCGAATATCTTCAGCACCAGTATTTTCTCTTTCAAgtgaatattttatcaatgttTTTATCCTCTCtaatctatattatattttctagtACCAATCtactcatttattttctcttttcagtATCTTCACTATTTCATCCATATTGTTATTCTCTTTAGCctattttttctattcattattttcttgtatTCCTATTCGATATAATGCATTTagtgtataattattttgcaactgtatttgatttttattttgtctatttcCTTGTAaagtactttaattttttgaaagtatataattattttatcttttgtttcttttacaTCCATTActtctaatatatttaatttgttcttataaaacattgtttaattctctgtatttatttttatcttttttagttttctatATTACAATGAcgtttatcataaaaaaaaaattacgattaaattgtGATTAGAAGATCGGAAGAATTTTGGTTATAATTGTTTTTCGCACCCCCAGGTAAGAAATCCTGGATTCGCCACTGCCAACAACACATCTCAATAGGCATAGCCGTGATTCTGGCCGTGGCCCTTCTGGGCGGCATGGCGACGGCCCAATCCAACAAATGCACAACCATATTCAAGAGGTTGCCGGCATGGCGACGGCCGCCGCCATGCTCTTCCTCCCCATGACGCACCAAAACACATCGCCAACATGCTCCTCCTCCccaccatcaccatcaccatcaccatcatGCTCCTCCACCTGAAACGTTTAGAAATGTACTCATATATTGTTAAGAGAACAAATTAGTGTTTCTACTATTATTAGTGTTTCTTATATATAAGATATTacgtattaaataaaaaatataaatatcaagtaTTATTGTTAATAATATGGTGCATTGATcgttaattattttatgatggtaatatatataataattttcgACGAGACATGAAAAATATGTATACAACAATATACACATGAGCGAATTTATGATAGTGTCCAATCCATATGCCATAGTCAATtatctcttaatttttgtggatttgatgtagttttaattattgtgctacattttgagtttttgtaatatatatatccatagagtatatacatacatacaatTTATGTTAtgtatgaaaatgaaactaaaactatggagtacattattttgttgaaatcaAAGCGATTATATTTTTGGCTCCTCTTCCTTGgtcagtaaaaaaaatttacaaagaaaaatataattagaggAACCGAGGAAGAGACACTTATATAGGATTTTTGTTTCATGTATGAAAAATCGTAGGAGTATTTGCAAGAACGATTAGCTTCTGTAAATTGGATGACAATTGTTTTcctgaaaattgaaatgctTAGATTGAGTTCATATGTTTTCAGACAAGAATATAAacgattttcaaatttagtacTTTGCTTATTGTGTTAATACTGTTGGAGCGGGTAATACTGTTCAGTTTTGGAATTACCGTTGGATTCCGAATTTGATGGAGCCTCTCTCTGAAGTAGCTACACAACAGATTCCCGAGTACTTGTTGTTTAAAACTGTGGATTACTTTGTAGGGAGTGATGGTTGGGACTGGTCGAAATTTCAGCATTTGTTGCCAAGTGAAGTGCTCGATCTTATAGTGGCAATAATGCCGCCAGATAACGCGCAAGGAAAAGATGAGTGTTATTGGGGTCCATCATCTTCTGGAACTTTCTCTATTAAATCCGCCTATGCAGGTTTGGGAGCAGAGAACTCACGAGCTGCCTTGCCATGGATGAGAGTGTGGAGCTGGTATGGCCCCCAATGAGTAAAAATGTTTTTGTGGTTACTTTTGCACAACGGAGTTTTGGTCAATGAGGAGAGAGCAAGGCGAGGGATCTCCAGCTCAAGCACATGTAGTATATGTGGCTCCATGTCTGAGAGTAGCTTACATATGCTACGTGACTGTAGTGATGCAGAAAAAACGTGGAAAGGTCTATTGGGATATGGCGAGGTTGAAAGCTTCTTTGACGTGTCTATAAATTTGAAGGAGTGGATTATTCGAAATATTAGCTCTAAAGTTTTGATGGGCAGTGGAGTAAGGTGGCGGACGGTGTTTGGAATAGGTTGTTGGCAGTTGTGGAAGAAAAGATGTaactttatatttaaaaagatCGGGAAAGTCTGACTGGAACTATCAGTAAGATCATTAATTTGGTTAAGATAGTGGAGTCAGCTAGGATAATGGATAATTTGGATGCGGCAGTGGCTAAATTGCCTGTTATGATCAGCTGGAGATCTCCAAATATGGATTTTCTTAAGTTAAATACAGATACGTCTTTGAAAGGGGGAGCTGGACTTGCTTTTGGGGGAGGTCTTATCCGTGATGAGCTAGGAGCATGGAGGGCTGGGTTTGTAGCTAATGTTGGGGTTTGTTCAATTTTGATGGCAGAGATTTGGTGTCTCTTCCATGGAGTCCAGTTGGCAAAAAATTTGGGCATCCGGAAGCTAGTAGTGGAAAGTGGTAGTGCTGTTGGAGTTGCCATGATTATGGGGCATTTTGAGGTAACTGTTAACCGCCAGAATATTGTGCAGAGGTTGCGTGGCTTATGATAAGATTTTGAGTCGGTGGTAGTTCAACATGTGCATAGAGAAGACAATTTTGCTGCAGACTTCCTCTCCCATTATGCGTATAACGCTCATAAAGGAGTTCATGTTATTGATGGCCCTCCACCGGATATGAATGTTTGGCTACTACATGATAGATTAAGTGTTTCTTATTTGTGATAGTTTCTTCAGTTTTCTGGATTGTGCCCAGCtttctttaccaaaaaaaaaaaaaatgttacgTAGAAGATATAACAGTACTGTAAACCATATAAGAACTACATGCTCTATTAATACTCCATAGAATGTATTATTGATCCACAAAcctaaatactagtatatcatttcattttacattACCATAGaatgttataaaaaatttttctcaatattCTCGTCTAAACAAGACACCCAAGAGTTCCAAGATCAATTAAACAAGAAGGATAAAGGAAATCAAGGAAGCACACAAATAGATTTATCCAATTGAATTTTTCTAGTTTGTCTTATGTTTGCTatgttattttcattatttattttaggcCATTTGTCTATGAATAACTGGAAAGGatgaaatataatatactGCAGTATACTCTTAATTAATAAAGGGTGAACCAAGCAATTATGTacaatatgatttttatactCCTGTCCTAAACTAATCACTACACAGTTGCCTCCATAAAAAACTCCCTTTATAAACTAAATTTCAACATCAGTCATAAAcatgattaaattattttcgaaCCGTGGCCACCACTCTATAGCCGacacaaaatgacaaaattcaataaaacactttgatttatttatattctacaCATAATAGAACAAAATAATCCAAGTGACAAATCACCAAAAATATGGCTGAAAACAGAGATGAAAAAATCAATCTTAGGCCCTTAAAAATATCAGACATGGATGATTTCATGGCGTGGGCGAGTGATGAAAGAGTCACCCGTTTCTGCACTTGGGATTCCTACTCTTCACGAGATGAAGCACTCCACTTCCTCACCAACACCGCCATCCCCCACCCCTGGTACCGAGCCATCTGCGCCGGAGATCGAGCAGTGGGCTCGATCTCCGTGACGCCCGGCTCTGGCACCCGGAGCTGCACGGCGGAGCTCGGCTACGTGGTGGCACACGAGCACTGGGGGAAAGGGGTTGCCACGGAGGCGGTGAGGATTGTGGGCTCCACCATATTCGGGGAGTGGCCGCTGCTGCAGAGGCTCGAGGCCTTTGTGGATGCCGAGAATGGAAGGTCCCAGAAGGTTCTAGAGAAGGCTGGATTTGTGAGGGAAGGCTTGCTCAGGAAGTATGATGTTGTCAAGGGGAAACCTAGAGATATGATTGTTTTCAGCCTTCTTCCTTAGCCACTTTTACTCTGCTTTACTCTAGAGATATGATGTAGTCTTCTTGTAAAGAAAAGATTCATATTGTCTTGGTTGGATATATTTCCTATtcacttaatttttaatgatacAAAAATTGAGACAGAGTTACTTGCataggaaaaataataaaaagcaACAACAATCTAGgatataaaagaaattgtttTTAAAGTAAGgacaaattaacttaatcttttatttttttaggatgctTTTATTTGCgtcctctaattttaattgggtAGCCAAAAATAAGGACGTTTTGAACCATTAGTGGTACAttaagaaacataaattagtGCCTTTCTACACTAAAAAAATCCTTGTATGGTGCCGTTCGGTTACCATGACTcataatcatatgattatcaatttataattaagttgtgagattattttagttggacgAGGTGATTATAACTCATTGTCACATAATTATCCATCTAAAGATTCAATATGTTCCACCAAACATAATATGTATTCCCAAACCTAATACACATTCAATAACGTGATACAATTAACTTTTTAGACCCTTTTAGGGAAAGTTGAGTATTGTAATCTGCAAGCTTCCTGTTATATCCTAGTTGCAATTTAGGATATTCACATATAAAATTGACAAGACAAGGGCACGTCTAAAGAATAATGTCGGGAATTAAAGACATCATTCAACTTCTGGATTTACTTTTACCTAAATCTATGCTCCAAAACTTGTGCAAAATCCGAGACATTAAAATTGGTTCTAACTTGCAacaagataataataaaatggaatataCATAGTTACATAcaattatatagtattatcCATGTGACACCTGAATTTAAGAAATGCATTGACAAACTGGTTAATACTATATAGTTCATGTGAtgtgaatgaaaaataaacaaattacatAGACATGTATCCCACGAATTAAAACCATTGAATTGATTAATATCGATCTAACCCCTATATATCTATATGAACCCTAGCCATAACCAAATCCAAACTCTTGATCACAAAAATGGGACAGCAACGACACATCTCAATAGGCATCGCCGTGATTCTGGCCGTGGCCCTTCTGGCTGGCATGGCGACGGCCCAATCTTGGAGATGCGTAATGGTATTCAACAGCTTGCCGGTATGCAACAGACCCCGCTCAATCTGCTGCTTAAATCTAATCAAGCTGGCGATACACCCGCATTGCTTGTGCGAGGCTCTCACTTTCGTCCATGGCGAAACTAGATCGGTGAGGACCACACTCACCAACTGCAACAACCCACTCCCCACTCCCAGCGATTGCGAGAGTAAGGAACTTCTTCatccaaattcatttttttccattcattCGCTTAATTAATGCCTTCTCTCAATGCCTAGTTCCTGAACCTGAACCTGAACCTGAACCTGAACCTGAACTAGCTCCGGCCGATTCTCCCAACCCCAACTAATTAGGTAACTGTTGCAAATACTCATTCCAATTTCCAACTCACCTTTCATCTCACTTTCTAAATGTTGATGCCAGGCCAGGGGATCTAACATCCAAGGACACACTTCTTGCCTTGTATTGTTTGtgtcatttttatgttttttctcattttgttgTACCATGGCTATTTTGCCACTTTCTTCTCTTGCTAATAAAACTTACtcattttgttgtgtttaaATTTGCAGCATGATATTTCATGGCCACAAATCGATCAATCCAACTAAACTACGTaaaaatttcagaaaatagaaactattttgaatttttatattcttgtCTAAGTGACACTATGCcatgattataaaattaaaattatagaaattgAAAGTACATCAATGAtttcaaaacaattttataattctaaACGCAAAAAAATAGGGATAACACGACATCATTGtgctaaattattaaaaattatattcgaTCGTACTAGTTTTTATGTGAGTCTGGCTAACATATAAGCGCAAAATCATTTCCGgggaaaaatgacaaaaaacgAGAGGGAGCAATAAACAAAGAGGAAACGAGAAAATGACGAAAAATGAAAACCAACCCAAATCCAATGAGTTTAAATTGGTCTTTTCTTTTACTCATTAAAAGGAAAACCAAATCATCAAGAACCACTTGATTCATTTGTTAAGCATGGATCGAGAGGCCTAAGATGGAAGAAGACATTGATAGACCAAACTGAGATGCtcaatattgatattcttttcaaaatagaaGATGCGTATTGCCTTGGTTGGATATACTATATATGTCCTATACAGTAcaataaacttaaatttttaaggaaataaaaattgagacgAAATTACTTGCgttggaaaattataaaaaataacaacaatttagaatgtaaaagaaaatgttctTAAATTCaagacaaattaattaattaatctttttagtatgcttttatttgtgtcctctaattttagttgggacaccaacgataaaaacgtttttttaAAGCATTGGtggtatatttagaaataaaaattagcgTCCTTAActgcattaaaaaaacatccttaatacattttttttgttgttgtagtgATACTTGGTGTCGTTCGGTTGCCATGACTcataattatatgattattcatctaaAATTAAGTTGTAACGCTGTCgcataattatgaaattatccaTCTAGAAATTCAATATGTTGAACCATACATAATACACATTCAATAACGTGATACAATTAACTTTTTAGACCCTTTTAGGGAAAGTTGAGTATTGTAATCTGCAAGCTTCCTGATATATCGGTAGTTGCAATTTAGGATATTCACATATAAAATTGACAAGACAAGGGCACGTCTAAAGAATAATGTCGGGAATTAAAGACATCATTCAACTTTTGGGTTTACTTTTACCTAAATCTATGCTCCAAAACTTGTGCAAAATCCGAGACATTAAAACTGGTTCTAACTCGCAATAagatatatatagtaataaaacggaaggtgtgtgatcaaatactaactaagttaCGGTAATAACTAATgactaatatcaattttgtatgttaaaaacatcaacacacctatataaaattatcaatcttcttgtgttgataaacttatgttttatgttgacattttaaatttacatgttgtattaatataattatatctttgagttgataattttaatacacaatattgaatgttattagttattactgtaaattagttagcatattaACGCAACCCACAAACAgaatatacatttatatagtattatccATGTGACACCTGGATTTAAGAATACTATATAGTTCATGTGAtgtgaatgaaaaataaagaaatagaaaGACATGTATCCCACGATATATAAGCATTGAATTGATTAATATCGATGTACCCCTATCTATCTATTTGAACCCCTATCTATCTATTTGAACCCCATAACCAAATCCAAACTCTTCATCACAAAAATGGGACACCAACGACACATCTCAATAGGCATCGCCGTGATCCTGGCAGCGGCCCTTCTAGGCGGCATGGCGACGGCCCAATCCAGCAAATGCACAACCATATTCACGAGGTTGCCGGTATGCCTCGGACGCCGCTCAGTCTGCTGCTTACAACTAATTTTGGTGGTGACAGAGCCGGATTGCTTGTGCGAGGCTGTCACTATCAGCAACACCCAAACTTTATTAGTGAGGCTCACATTCAGCAACTGCAACACCCCACTCCCCTCTCCCAGCCTATGCGAGAGCGAGACTAGTGAGACTGAGAGCGAGAACAACAACGACAACGACAACGACTACGAGGGTAAGGAACTTCACCCAAATTAAATCTATCACCATTTTTTCGATTCATTCGCTTAATGTTTTCTCTCGATGGCCAGTTCCTGCACTGCCACTACCTCCGGCCGATTCTCCCGACCCCAACTAAGGTCATCTCACTTTCAAAATGTTGATGCCAGGGGATCTAACTTCCAACGACCAACTTCAATTCAACTTATAAGTTTGGTGTGCTGTTAATTACACTTGCCTTGTATTGTTTGTGTGATTTTTATGTACTTAGTATACCTGTTTATTCTCATTTTGTTGT harbors:
- the LOC125224396 gene encoding uncharacterized N-acetyltransferase p20-like is translated as MGENRDEKIKINLRPLEISDMDDFMAWASDERVARFCTWEPYTSRDEALHFLTNIAIPHPWLRAICVGDRVVGSISVTPGSGTRSCTAELGYVLAHEHWGRGIATEAVKVVSSTIFREWPLLQRLEAFVNAENGRSQKDLDKAGFVREGLLRKYEVIKWKPRDMIVYSLLSGHVS
- the LOC125223846 gene encoding uncharacterized N-acetyltransferase p20-like, which gives rise to MAENRDEKINLRPLKISDMDDFMAWASDERVTRFCTWDSYSSRDEALHFLTNTAIPHPWYRAICAGDRAVGSISVTPGSGTRSCTAELGYVVAHEHWGKGVATEAVRIVGSTIFGEWPLLQRLEAFVDAENGRSQKVLEKAGFVREGLLRKYDVVKGKPRDMIVFSLLP